The proteins below come from a single Nomia melanderi isolate GNS246 unplaced genomic scaffold, iyNomMela1 scaffold0666, whole genome shotgun sequence genomic window:
- the LOC143176614 gene encoding uncharacterized protein LOC143176614, producing the protein MPFGLCNAPATFERLMETVLADLTWKICLVYLDDIIVYGRTFEEEVQRLKEVFTRLREVKLLMNPKKCSFFRNEVAYLGHVVSSQGVKTDPEKISAGFSRIARPLHRLTEEKMDFVWTEECQEAFEELKRRLEETPVLAYPWMDADFVLDTDASNFAIGAVLSQIQNGEERVIAYFSKTLGKAERNYCVTRKELLDRARHCGSLAQVFGRKQVISRYGVPLELHSDQGRSFESSIFKELMKMLGIKKTRTTPLHPQSDGLVERMIRTLLQYLSQFVSEHQKDWDEWIPTFLLAYRTSRHKTTGLTPSMVFMGRELRLPLDLLRGTSPSALTDEKTYVEEYRARLAETHNFVRERLRICSNKAKSWYDSRARPISFAQGEKVWLYNPKRTKGKCPKLQFDWEGPYEVVQRLNDLIYRIVRSPRKKLRIVHVNRLARFDSRTTNLKKSKDNDRHSSPKKRTCRR; encoded by the exons atgccatttgggctgtgtaatgctccagctaccttcgaaagactcatggaaactgttctcgctgatctgacttggaagatttgtctagtgtacttggacgatataattgtctatggacgaaccttcgaagaggaagtacaacgcttaaaagaggtgttcacccgcctgcgcgaagtaaagcttttgatgaacccgaagaaatgtagcttcttccgcaacgaagtggcatacctgggacatgtcgtatccagtcaaggagttaaaacggatccggagaagatttctgcg ggtttctcgcgtatcgcacgaccgctacaccgactgacggaagagaagatggacttcgtgtggacggaagagtgtcaagaggcgttcgaagagctgaagaggagattagaagagacacctgttttggcgtacccttggatggacgcggacttcgttttggataccgatgcctcgaattttgccatcggagcagtcctgtcacaaatacaaaacggagaggagagggtcatcgcgtatttctccaagacgctggggaaagcagagagaaattattgtgtgacccgaaaggaactcttg gatcgcgctcgacattgtgggtcccttgcccaggtcttcggccggaaacag gtgatcagccggtatggagtgccgctagagttgcactctgatcagggtcggagtttcgaatcttccatcttcaaggaactgatgaagatgctggggataaagaagacgaggacaactcccttacaccctcagtcggatggactcgtagagcggatgattagaactttgctgcagtatctgtcccagtttgtttcagaacatcagaaagattgggacgaatggattccaacgtttcttcttgcataccggacctccagacataaaaccacaggattgactccatctatggttttcatgggcagagagctgcgtcttccgttagacctgttgagagggacttcaccaagtgctttaacggatgagaagacgtacgtcgaagaataccgagcaagacttgctgaaactcacaactttgtacgagagaggttgcggatatgtagcaacaaagcaaaatcatggtacgattcccgtgcacggccgatctcatttgcccaaggagagaaggtctggttgtacaatccgaaaagaacaaaagggaaatgtcccaagttgcaatttgactgggaaggaccatacgaggttgttcaacgattgaatgacctaatctataggattgtccgttcccctagaaagaaactgcggattgtacatgtcaatcggcttgctcgcttcgattcaagaacaacgaatttgaagaaatcaaaggacaatgatcgacattcttcgcccaagaagaggacttgtcgtcgctga